tttattttatttttaagtctaATGATCAACGTACACAGGGTGCCCCCACTCCAATTAATAACCCTAGCCGTGTGGGTTACTAGATTTCTCAACTTGTTGGGCGCATTCCAAATAATAACAAGTCAACCCTAGTCCCTAGCTGAATCCTAGTACTGTTTGCTTCATGTCCAAACCGACTTACTTGCCTCAGGCAAGGCCTTCCAACCCTCTCtaaatatagtatatatttataaccCTAGCTGCTCCGAAGTAAAGTACTAACTCTGAAGAATTGAATCGGTGCTTCATGATCATGGAGAATCTCGTCAAAGAAGAACAAGGTTTCCCCAAACCAGTGGAAGAAGAGTACTGCCCCTGTCCGAAATCAGTGTGCAATGCTGTATGCGCGGtggtgtttttgttttctcttaagGTAAAGGGGTTTTTGGACACACCACTATTACAGATATGTGCTAATTTTGCACTCGTAGCAGTGTTGTCTCATGTAGTGTGTGATTACACGATGATCCTTGTTAATGCTTTGCGGTCTAAATTTTCTGaaaacaccaacaccaacaccaacacgtcaataaatttaaataaagtgtTCTTGAGGCTTGTTGCTGCTTTCTCGTTGCTcgtgttgtttttgtttttctcgaATTTCGGGAATATCAGGTGAGTgattttcttttccatatatCTTATGGATAAATTTCTTCTTTCCCTGGTTGCTGaaaatatattactaaaattcttgaattttactTCCAAAAGATCCCAACTTGCTGGAGAGGCCATGTCGACTAATATTGTGCCGGCGGTACACAGTCATCGTGGGACTTCCAGGTGATTTCTTTTCCATGTTGTTCTTATTTTCctgaacaaaatttttatacatgttaatgaattaaaaaaagaagaaaaagaataaaacttaattctttgttttatgGATAAATTTCAGAAAGGCTTTTGTATGGAGGCTATAATATATgttaaattcttttttgttgctgaaaatatttattgttaGTTTTATTGAAATTTGTTTCCAGAAGATCCAATCTTGTAGATGTGGCAAAAGAGTTCATGCCAACTAAATACCTTGACCCGGTATGGATTTCTATATCTATAtgttagttttattatttatgtctgggaacacttttaattttaacaaataaaatttaaaaatacttttGGACTCAGTACCCAAGGAACAAGATTGAACACAGAATTGATAAGTGGAAACCTCAAAATTCCAATCTTATTA
The sequence above is drawn from the Castanea sativa cultivar Marrone di Chiusa Pesio chromosome 5, ASM4071231v1 genome and encodes:
- the LOC142633522 gene encoding uncharacterized protein LOC142633522, with amino-acid sequence MIMENLVKEEQGFPKPVEEEYCPCPKSVCNAVCAVVFLFSLKVKGFLDTPLLQICANFALVAVLSHVVCDYTMILVNALRSKFSENTNTNTNTSINLNKVFLRLVAAFSLLVLFLFFSNFGNIRSQLAGEAMSTNIVPAVHSHRGTSRRSNLVDVAKEFMPTKYLDPYPRNKIEHRIDKWKPQNSNLINNWKAQFYNLIHKWQDYNPIDKLQARSYNIEKAQTKRNYRSYQICRCCVKVTAYED